A genome region from Vibrio tapetis subsp. tapetis includes the following:
- a CDS encoding GGDEF and EAL domain-containing protein: MDHKKLTLRTAVILPLVIVFLFTLGVIAFVQYTSYENMVTKLSHKQLVAFTENTNTKLKVFLNEPYKANIALSRTIAFSNLYQPGDMTQIQDFLAMSFAHLYKEVGHLDVIGFGGINGEYIGFRQENSNKTTLMLKDQRTDGELRIYQGNDTLSGIRSQFQNYDPRVRPWYKPAAESLKPSWSKIYANADERQEITLSALNPVIKNGKLLGVSATDVQIDTFNEFLVEQKDRTSSSIYVFDKDKRLIAHSESDSVVSMGTTQSAKSMRLLATENINPVLSESAKFINFEPLTTPYSAFMFDYELDNERYFSKLSRFNNEFGLDWYIMVIVSESDLLGDLPKQQKTGWMIGLAVSFFGLLLGLMAFNRITRAITSTAKAANDIAAGDWDATMPEPGHIHETSMLVSAFNNMTHNHQNSFEALRAQLVYDSLTQLYSRQGLIEASCKVNNLDNGSLILIGIDRFRDINDSLGHYSGDQLLIILAERLKHQCQADSMLARVSGDEFAIFQPDSTSISGLDEMTNRIKQALSSPFQMGDETVVINVSIGIVTTDSLASMSTWLRNASIALSHAKQESLRIAHYRPEMADASRKKTQTLAEMNQAIAHSEFVPFYQPIVDLENGQVLGAEALARWISPERGVIPPFEFIPIAEESGLIGDIGHQILLKSCTDTALAIHSGQWPTDFSLHVNLSVNQLSQPEFIVNLKQILLDTKLDPNNLTLEITESRIVDNDPVILKNMQTIKQLGIKIAIDDFGTGYSSLAYLHKLPFDCLKIDRSFIMQLNKDSIDTSIVAAIVNMTKGFKSNLVAEGVETVEQADILRQLNCPQAQGYLFSHPLPFAEWPTELVNMKQDSA; the protein is encoded by the coding sequence ATGGACCATAAAAAGCTAACCCTACGAACGGCCGTTATATTACCACTGGTCATAGTGTTCCTATTTACACTAGGGGTTATCGCATTTGTCCAATACACCAGTTACGAAAATATGGTCACTAAACTGAGCCACAAACAACTGGTCGCTTTCACTGAAAATACGAATACTAAGCTCAAAGTTTTTCTAAACGAACCCTATAAAGCTAACATCGCCTTATCCCGTACTATCGCATTCAGTAACCTTTATCAGCCTGGCGATATGACTCAAATTCAAGATTTCTTGGCCATGAGCTTTGCTCACTTGTACAAAGAAGTTGGCCACCTCGATGTGATCGGATTTGGCGGAATAAACGGCGAATATATTGGTTTTCGCCAAGAAAATAGCAACAAAACCACCCTGATGCTCAAAGATCAACGTACCGACGGTGAACTCAGGATTTATCAAGGCAACGACACCCTTTCAGGTATTCGTTCCCAGTTTCAAAATTATGATCCTCGGGTTCGGCCTTGGTATAAGCCGGCTGCAGAGTCGTTAAAACCTTCATGGTCTAAGATTTATGCCAATGCTGATGAAAGACAAGAAATCACCTTATCAGCGTTAAACCCCGTAATAAAAAATGGGAAATTGCTTGGCGTATCAGCCACCGATGTTCAAATTGATACCTTCAACGAATTTCTAGTTGAACAGAAAGACAGAACCTCCTCTTCAATCTATGTATTTGATAAAGATAAACGGCTGATTGCTCACTCTGAGTCGGATAGTGTTGTCTCCATGGGCACCACTCAATCGGCCAAAAGTATGCGCTTATTAGCAACAGAAAACATCAACCCTGTCCTAAGTGAAAGCGCTAAATTTATCAACTTTGAACCGTTAACCACCCCATATTCAGCGTTCATGTTTGACTATGAATTAGATAACGAACGTTATTTCAGTAAGCTATCACGCTTTAACAATGAGTTTGGTCTTGACTGGTATATCATGGTCATTGTCTCTGAGTCTGACTTGTTAGGCGACCTACCAAAACAACAAAAAACAGGATGGATGATAGGTTTAGCGGTCAGCTTTTTTGGCCTCTTGCTCGGCTTAATGGCCTTTAATCGCATTACTCGCGCCATCACCAGCACCGCGAAAGCAGCCAATGACATTGCCGCGGGCGATTGGGATGCCACAATGCCCGAGCCAGGCCATATCCATGAAACGAGTATGTTGGTTTCAGCGTTCAATAACATGACTCACAATCACCAAAATTCGTTTGAAGCCCTGCGCGCTCAATTAGTCTATGACTCCCTAACTCAACTCTATAGCCGACAAGGTTTGATTGAAGCAAGTTGTAAGGTCAATAACCTAGATAATGGCTCATTGATCTTAATTGGTATTGACCGATTCAGAGACATTAATGATAGCTTGGGCCACTACAGCGGAGACCAGTTACTGATTATTCTGGCCGAACGCCTTAAGCACCAATGCCAAGCGGATTCAATGCTTGCCCGCGTATCCGGTGATGAGTTTGCCATTTTCCAACCCGATAGCACCAGTATCTCTGGGCTTGACGAAATGACAAACCGAATTAAACAAGCACTAAGCTCCCCTTTTCAAATGGGTGATGAGACCGTCGTTATCAATGTTTCAATAGGCATAGTCACAACAGACAGCCTAGCCAGCATGAGTACTTGGCTGCGCAATGCGAGTATTGCACTGAGCCATGCCAAGCAAGAGTCTTTACGTATTGCACATTATCGACCGGAAATGGCCGATGCATCACGCAAGAAAACCCAAACATTAGCTGAAATGAATCAAGCCATTGCTCATAGTGAATTTGTGCCTTTTTATCAGCCTATTGTTGATTTAGAAAACGGCCAAGTATTAGGTGCCGAAGCTTTAGCTCGCTGGATCTCTCCAGAGAGAGGTGTGATCCCACCGTTTGAATTTATCCCTATTGCCGAAGAAAGCGGGTTAATCGGCGATATTGGCCATCAAATATTACTTAAGTCATGCACTGATACGGCATTGGCGATTCATAGCGGTCAATGGCCAACAGATTTCAGCCTACACGTTAACTTATCGGTTAATCAGCTATCTCAACCTGAGTTTATCGTTAATTTGAAGCAAATCTTGCTCGATACAAAACTTGACCCAAACAACTTAACGCTTGAAATTACGGAGTCTAGAATCGTCGATAACGATCCCGTTATTTTGAAGAACATGCAGACGATTAAGCAGCTGGGCATCAAGATCGCGATTGATGACTTTGGTACGGGCTATTCTTCTTTGGCTTACTTACACAAACTCCCTTTTGACTGCCTAAAAATAGACCGTTCATTCATCATGCAGCTCAATAAAGACAGTATCGATACATCGATTGTTGCGGCTATCGTCAATATGACAAAAGGGTTTAAATCTAACCTGGTTGCTGAAGGCGTAGAGACCGTTGAACAAGCCGATATCCTTCGCCAACTGAACTGCCCACAAGCGCAAGGTTACCTATTTAGCCACCCACTCCCTTTCGCGGAATGGCCAACAGAATTAGTAAACATGAAGCAAGATTCCGCATAA
- the add gene encoding adenosine deaminase, whose protein sequence is MITKNLPLTDLHRHLDGNIRSQTILDLGKKFGVALPAYDLEALRPHVQIVEAEPSLVAFLSKLDWGVAVLGDLDACRRVAYENVEDALNAQIDYAELRFSPYYMAMKHNLPVAGVVEAVVDGVQAGVRDFGVKANLIGIMSRTFGQDACQQELDALLTQKDHIVAIDLAGDELGQPGERFVSHFKQVRDAGLQVTVHAGEAAGAQSMWQAIQELGAVRIGHGVKAIHDPKLMDFLAENRIGIESCLTSNFQTSTVESLANHPVKQFLEHGVLACLNTDDPAVEGIELPFEYEVAAPQAGLSQEQIRQAQINGLELAFLSDAEKAELKEKVKDRA, encoded by the coding sequence ATGATTACTAAAAACCTGCCACTTACCGATCTTCACCGCCATTTAGATGGCAATATCCGTAGTCAGACCATTTTAGATTTGGGCAAAAAGTTTGGCGTAGCATTGCCAGCTTACGACCTAGAGGCACTGCGTCCTCACGTACAAATAGTCGAAGCCGAGCCTTCATTGGTGGCTTTCCTTTCTAAACTAGATTGGGGTGTGGCTGTTTTAGGCGATCTCGACGCCTGTCGCCGCGTTGCCTATGAAAATGTTGAAGACGCACTTAATGCTCAAATTGATTACGCTGAATTGCGCTTCTCACCTTACTACATGGCGATGAAACACAACCTTCCAGTAGCGGGTGTGGTCGAAGCTGTGGTAGACGGTGTACAAGCAGGCGTTCGCGATTTTGGCGTGAAAGCGAACTTAATTGGTATCATGAGCCGCACTTTCGGCCAAGATGCTTGCCAGCAAGAATTAGATGCTCTGCTTACGCAAAAAGATCACATTGTTGCTATCGACTTAGCAGGTGATGAGCTTGGCCAACCAGGCGAACGTTTTGTTTCTCATTTTAAACAAGTTCGTGATGCGGGCTTGCAAGTAACGGTTCACGCTGGTGAAGCTGCTGGTGCACAAAGCATGTGGCAAGCGATTCAAGAGCTTGGCGCGGTACGTATCGGCCACGGTGTTAAAGCGATTCACGATCCAAAACTGATGGACTTCCTAGCTGAAAATCGCATCGGTATTGAATCATGCCTAACCTCAAACTTCCAAACCAGTACGGTTGAAAGCCTCGCTAACCACCCTGTGAAGCAATTCTTAGAGCATGGTGTACTTGCGTGTCTTAATACCGATGATCCTGCGGTAGAAGGCATTGAGCTTCCATTTGAGTACGAAGTCGCAGCACCTCAAGCCGGCTTAAGCCAAGAGCAAATTCGCCAAGCACAAATCAACGGCCTTGAACTGGCATTCCTTTCTGATGCTGAAAAAGCAGAGCTGAAAGAAAAGGTGAAAGATAGAGCCTAA
- a CDS encoding c-type cytochrome, producing the protein MKKIALILSLLASCTAWAQGSIEAGKAKSVTCAACHGTDGNSLITTYPKIAGQHAKYLEKQLKDLKLGAETAGKQGRYDPVMSAMAMPLSEQDMADLSAYYASLPISETSTLEDVVAKGKVLYQAGSIDRGITACIACHGPRGNGTELSGFPKISGQHADYVKAQLLKFRADERSNDMNAMMSDIAKKLTDDDIEILSKYVGGLH; encoded by the coding sequence ATGAAGAAAATAGCGCTAATCTTGAGTTTATTGGCCAGCTGCACTGCGTGGGCTCAAGGTAGTATTGAAGCTGGCAAAGCAAAATCCGTAACGTGTGCCGCCTGTCATGGTACAGATGGTAACAGTCTGATTACGACTTACCCTAAAATAGCGGGGCAACATGCGAAGTATCTTGAGAAACAACTCAAAGATCTAAAGCTTGGTGCTGAAACTGCAGGTAAGCAAGGTCGATACGATCCCGTGATGAGCGCGATGGCAATGCCATTAAGCGAGCAAGACATGGCCGATCTTTCAGCCTATTATGCTTCATTACCTATTTCTGAAACATCGACTCTAGAAGATGTGGTTGCAAAAGGTAAAGTTCTCTACCAAGCTGGTAGCATTGACCGTGGTATTACCGCATGTATTGCCTGTCATGGACCTCGTGGTAACGGCACGGAATTGTCGGGCTTCCCTAAAATTTCTGGCCAGCATGCCGACTACGTGAAAGCACAGTTACTTAAGTTCCGTGCAGACGAACGTAGCAACGATATGAATGCAATGATGAGCGATATTGCGAAAAAGCTCACCGATGACGATATCGAAATTTTATCCAAATATGTTGGCGGCTTGCATTAA
- a CDS encoding class I SAM-dependent methyltransferase: MHICPLCEHSHVIDYFADKRRQYLQCTQCQFVYVDPQQRLNAEREKAHYDLHENDPSDQGYRRFLSRMAEPMAERLIEPSNGIDFGCGPGPTLSIMMEEQGHTMALYDIYYYPDKQVLDTTYDFMTATEVIEHLYDPKSVWQQWLSLVKPGGWIGVMTKLVKDVEAFAGWHYKNDLTHVSFFSQATFKYLAARDGLQLEFIGNDVILLRKPSNES, encoded by the coding sequence ATGCACATATGTCCACTTTGTGAACACTCTCATGTCATTGACTATTTTGCTGACAAACGTAGGCAGTACTTACAATGTACCCAATGCCAGTTTGTTTATGTCGATCCACAGCAAAGGTTAAATGCAGAAAGAGAAAAAGCGCACTATGATTTGCATGAAAACGATCCAAGTGACCAAGGTTACCGACGGTTTTTAAGCCGTATGGCTGAGCCAATGGCGGAGCGTTTAATCGAACCTTCTAACGGGATAGATTTTGGATGTGGTCCAGGGCCGACTCTGTCGATTATGATGGAAGAGCAGGGGCACACCATGGCGTTATACGATATCTACTATTACCCCGATAAGCAGGTATTAGACACAACGTATGACTTTATGACTGCAACCGAAGTAATAGAGCATCTTTACGATCCTAAATCGGTATGGCAGCAATGGTTGAGTTTAGTCAAACCAGGCGGCTGGATTGGTGTGATGACCAAACTAGTAAAAGACGTGGAAGCGTTCGCCGGATGGCATTATAAGAATGATCTCACACACGTGAGCTTTTTTAGCCAAGCTACCTTTAAATACTTGGCAGCGCGGGATGGACTCCAACTCGAATTTATTGGCAATGATGTAATTTTACTGAGGAAGCCCAGTAATGAGTCGTAG
- the glnL gene encoding nitrogen regulation protein NR(II), which produces MLVNDQLSTNILDHIVTATLMLDDTLTMRFANPAAEQLFAQSAKRLVGASLASQIQHSSMDLNLLTQPLLSGQSITDSEVTFVINGKPMLLEATVSPISWQKEVMLILELRKIDQQRRLSQELNQHAQQQAAKVLVRGLAHEIKNPLGGLRGAAQLLARMLPDPSLKEYTQIIIEQADRLRALVDRLLGPQKLGEKKDENLHLVIEKVRQLVELEAENKLVIHRDYDPSLPDFLMDPDQIEQALLNILSNAAQILAPQNDGEILIRTRTVHQVNIHGTRHKLAACIEVIDNGPGIPPALQDTLFYPMVSGREGGTGLGLSISQNLIDQHKGKIDVISWPGQTKFTILLPI; this is translated from the coding sequence ATGCTAGTGAACGATCAACTATCGACAAATATTTTAGATCACATCGTCACCGCGACCTTGATGCTTGATGATACGCTCACCATGAGATTCGCCAACCCGGCGGCGGAACAGTTGTTTGCCCAAAGCGCTAAGCGCTTAGTCGGTGCCTCACTTGCTAGCCAAATTCAACATAGCTCGATGGATTTAAATTTACTCACTCAACCCCTTCTATCTGGACAAAGTATTACTGACAGTGAAGTGACCTTTGTGATTAATGGCAAGCCCATGCTATTAGAGGCCACCGTGAGTCCGATTTCATGGCAAAAAGAAGTCATGCTGATCTTAGAGCTTAGAAAGATTGATCAGCAAAGACGCTTAAGCCAAGAGCTAAACCAACATGCACAACAGCAGGCCGCTAAAGTACTAGTGCGTGGACTCGCTCATGAGATAAAAAATCCATTAGGTGGTTTGAGAGGTGCAGCTCAACTGCTTGCCCGCATGTTGCCCGATCCATCATTGAAAGAATATACCCAAATCATCATAGAACAAGCGGATCGCTTACGAGCGTTAGTAGACCGGCTACTAGGCCCGCAGAAGTTGGGTGAAAAGAAAGATGAAAACCTTCACCTCGTGATTGAGAAAGTACGCCAATTAGTTGAACTAGAAGCTGAAAACAAGTTAGTCATTCATAGAGATTACGACCCTAGCCTACCCGATTTTTTAATGGATCCAGACCAAATAGAGCAAGCGCTTCTTAACATTTTAAGTAATGCGGCTCAGATTCTTGCCCCTCAAAATGATGGTGAGATCCTCATTCGCACCAGAACGGTGCATCAAGTCAATATTCACGGTACAAGACACAAACTCGCCGCCTGTATCGAAGTGATTGATAACGGGCCCGGTATTCCACCAGCCCTACAAGATACGCTGTTTTATCCAATGGTCAGTGGACGAGAAGGCGGTACCGGGTTAGGGCTTTCTATTTCTCAAAATCTTATTGATCAACATAAAGGGAAAATAGACGTCATCAGTTGGCCGGGACAAACCAAATTCACCATTTTATTACCGATTTAA
- a CDS encoding DUF4124 domain-containing protein, whose amino-acid sequence MKYIIASFIILFLCPPSFAQTVYTWTDNNGVLHLSYTPPALASNLESFDIIEDNPTTLDALDESMPPKAALSKENLDANTTSVARAPAHVKPQPLEITFESPKPDQTIRDNQGRIQISLQSSRKLSIDEKLQLVLNGETYGAPQTQKKWTLLNVDRGTHTFMIKALRNGKLIASTDTISVHLHRAKAN is encoded by the coding sequence ATGAAGTACATTATTGCCAGCTTTATCATTCTATTTTTATGCCCGCCGTCATTTGCGCAAACCGTATATACATGGACAGACAATAATGGCGTATTACACCTGAGTTATACACCACCAGCGCTTGCTTCCAATCTCGAAAGTTTTGATATCATTGAAGATAACCCAACAACTTTAGACGCTCTAGATGAATCGATGCCCCCTAAAGCTGCCCTTTCGAAAGAGAACCTCGATGCAAACACAACTTCCGTTGCCCGAGCGCCTGCACACGTAAAGCCGCAACCATTAGAGATTACCTTTGAGTCACCAAAGCCAGATCAAACCATTCGAGACAATCAAGGGCGCATTCAAATATCACTACAAAGCAGCCGCAAGCTATCCATTGATGAGAAACTGCAACTCGTACTTAACGGTGAAACGTACGGCGCTCCTCAAACCCAAAAAAAATGGACCTTACTCAACGTAGATAGAGGAACCCATACCTTTATGATCAAAGCCTTACGAAACGGCAAGCTTATTGCATCTACTGATACTATATCGGTGCATTTACATCGAGCTAAGGCAAATTAG
- the yihI gene encoding Der GTPase-activating protein YihI: MSRSKKSRKPGASGAPEVNVTRNRSESNVEGRLRKKVKNRKGLKSGSRHSDVEQGKQGNGGKARDPRLGSKKKIPLIIEPKQKQTKQQRKLSAEQELEMLEQDAQLMVLLDRLESGESLGGGLQKYVDEKLDRIEVLMKQLGLFEEEPEAEIEAPAPTAKKKSSSEEDLLSQFEDVDLNDFNEFKD; encoded by the coding sequence ATGAGTCGTAGTAAAAAATCAAGAAAGCCAGGAGCGTCAGGCGCTCCTGAAGTTAACGTTACACGTAACCGTAGCGAATCCAATGTAGAAGGCCGTTTACGTAAAAAAGTTAAAAATCGTAAAGGCTTAAAATCTGGCAGCCGCCACTCTGATGTAGAGCAAGGTAAGCAAGGTAATGGTGGTAAAGCACGTGACCCTCGCTTAGGCAGCAAGAAAAAGATCCCACTGATTATTGAGCCGAAGCAAAAGCAAACTAAGCAACAGCGCAAACTGTCTGCTGAGCAAGAGCTTGAAATGCTAGAGCAAGATGCACAATTGATGGTATTGCTTGATCGCCTAGAAAGCGGTGAAAGCCTTGGTGGCGGTCTACAAAAATACGTTGACGAGAAATTGGATCGTATTGAAGTATTGATGAAGCAACTGGGTCTATTTGAAGAAGAACCAGAAGCTGAAATTGAAGCGCCAGCACCAACAGCGAAAAAGAAATCGAGCTCTGAAGAAGACTTATTGTCTCAATTTGAAGATGTCGATTTGAATGATTTTAACGAATTTAAGGACTAG
- a CDS encoding DUF2489 domain-containing protein, whose amino-acid sequence MSVTLLASLGGLIIIGLGSYAGYLLLQVKKQKELQQQHQAIAIAKRNANIFENVDALCAAGIQGQCDLSEISIRVCGILDYVQGDEKVDVAADYPALNELHVIVKDMERGDARQALAKQDRMKQNLLRTKAEARLSDTIVAELTTLQKRIKPLNNQIAVTQIVH is encoded by the coding sequence ATGTCAGTAACTTTGTTGGCCTCTTTGGGCGGTTTGATAATTATCGGCCTTGGCTCTTATGCTGGTTACCTATTACTGCAAGTTAAAAAGCAGAAGGAACTGCAACAGCAACATCAAGCTATCGCCATTGCTAAACGTAATGCGAATATTTTTGAAAACGTCGATGCTCTTTGTGCCGCAGGCATTCAAGGGCAATGCGATTTATCGGAGATAAGCATACGTGTGTGTGGGATCTTGGATTACGTCCAAGGTGATGAAAAAGTCGATGTTGCTGCCGACTATCCAGCACTGAATGAGCTTCACGTCATCGTAAAAGATATGGAGCGTGGAGATGCTCGCCAAGCACTCGCTAAGCAGGATCGTATGAAGCAAAATTTGCTCAGAACGAAAGCCGAAGCTCGCTTGTCAGATACCATTGTGGCTGAGTTAACAACGCTGCAAAAGCGTATTAAGCCCCTCAATAATCAAATCGCGGTCACTCAGATTGTTCATTAG
- the hemN gene encoding oxygen-independent coproporphyrinogen III oxidase, whose protein sequence is MSSDQIVWDQAVLDKYNYSGPRYTSYPTALEFHEAYTISELDMACTRYPERPLSLYVHIPFCHKLCYYCGCNKVITRHQHKADDYLDVLELEIRQRASLLAGRGVTQLHFGGGTPTFLNKAQVTRLMTLLREEFHFEADAEISIEVDPRELELDMLDHLRSEGFNRLSIGVQDFNKEVQKLVNREQDEEFIFAMVERAKQLGFRSTNLDLIYGLPKQTKENFAETMAQVLKMKPGRLSVFNYAHMPNLFAAQRKIKDEDLPAPEVKMAILQDTIATLTGAGYQFIGMDHFALPDDELAVAQREGILHRNFQGYTTQGECDLVGFGVSSISMVGNSYAQNQKDLKKYYAQVNDMRHALWKGVCLDQDDLIRREVIKQLICNFKLDTRAIEQEFNLQFEKYFKEDLALLKTFIDDELVEHDNNEIRVTLRGRLLIRNICMCFDKYLRNRARQQQFSRVI, encoded by the coding sequence ATGTCTAGTGATCAAATAGTTTGGGATCAAGCGGTATTAGATAAATACAACTACTCTGGGCCAAGATACACCTCTTACCCAACCGCGTTAGAGTTCCATGAAGCATATACCATCTCAGAGCTTGATATGGCATGCACTCGTTATCCTGAGCGCCCATTGTCACTGTATGTGCACATTCCGTTTTGCCATAAGCTTTGTTACTACTGTGGCTGTAATAAAGTGATCACCCGTCATCAGCATAAAGCAGACGATTACCTTGATGTCTTGGAATTAGAGATCCGCCAACGAGCGTCGTTATTGGCTGGCCGTGGTGTGACTCAACTGCATTTTGGTGGTGGCACTCCGACGTTCTTGAACAAAGCTCAAGTGACGCGCTTAATGACACTGTTGCGTGAAGAATTTCACTTCGAAGCGGATGCTGAAATCAGCATTGAAGTAGACCCACGTGAACTTGAATTAGATATGTTGGATCACCTGCGTAGTGAAGGCTTTAATCGCCTGAGTATTGGTGTCCAAGATTTTAATAAAGAAGTGCAGAAATTAGTTAACCGTGAGCAAGATGAAGAGTTTATCTTTGCCATGGTAGAGCGCGCCAAACAGCTGGGTTTCCGTTCGACCAACTTAGATCTGATTTATGGGCTGCCAAAGCAAACCAAAGAAAACTTTGCAGAAACCATGGCTCAAGTTCTGAAGATGAAACCAGGCCGATTATCCGTCTTTAATTATGCGCATATGCCCAATTTATTTGCGGCACAACGTAAAATCAAAGATGAAGATTTACCCGCACCAGAAGTGAAAATGGCTATCTTGCAAGATACCATTGCGACATTAACAGGGGCTGGTTACCAATTCATAGGCATGGATCACTTCGCGCTTCCTGACGATGAATTAGCCGTGGCACAGCGTGAAGGCATTCTTCATCGTAATTTCCAAGGTTACACCACCCAAGGTGAGTGTGATTTGGTCGGCTTTGGTGTGTCGTCTATCTCAATGGTTGGCAACAGCTACGCTCAGAACCAAAAAGATCTGAAGAAATACTACGCGCAAGTGAATGATATGCGCCATGCACTCTGGAAAGGAGTGTGCCTTGATCAAGATGACCTGATCCGCCGTGAAGTGATTAAACAGCTTATTTGTAACTTTAAGTTGGACACTCGTGCGATAGAACAAGAATTCAACCTTCAGTTTGAAAAGTACTTTAAAGAAGATTTAGCCCTACTGAAAACCTTTATAGACGATGAACTTGTTGAACATGATAACAATGAGATCCGAGTGACTCTACGCGGTCGCTTGCTTATCCGTAACATTTGCATGTGTTTTGATAAGTACCTACGTAACCGCGCAAGACAACAACAGTTTTCGAGAGTTATTTAA
- the glnG gene encoding nitrogen regulation protein NR(I), producing MSKGFVWVVDDDSSIRWVMEKTLSSAQIQCDTFADAESVLLALERQAPDVIVSDIRMPGMDGLALLKQVQQQYPDLPIIIMTAHSDLDAAVNAYHEGAFEYLPKPFDIDETLALVERAIAHSHEQRKHLPIENDALVSNAPEIIGEAPAMQEVFRAIGRLSRSSISVLINGESGTGKELVAHALHRHSPRVKNPFIALNMAAIPKDLIESELFGHEKGAFTGANAVRQGRFEQANGGTLFLDEIGDMPLDIQTRLLRVLADGQFYRVGGHSPVNVDVRIIAATHQDLEQLVNKGDFREDLFHRLNVIRVHIPSLRERQQDIEKLTIHFLRLAAEELGVEMKTLHPDTVSQLNQLEWPGNVRQLENVCRWLTVMASGNEVLPSDLPRELIEHTPSKTENTDNIGWQQQLEQWARKSLQKGESSLLAYAQPEFERILLKTALEHTNGHKQDAAKLLGWGRNTLTRKLKELDMP from the coding sequence ATGAGTAAAGGCTTTGTTTGGGTCGTAGATGACGACAGTTCAATACGTTGGGTGATGGAAAAAACGCTCTCTTCAGCGCAGATCCAATGTGATACGTTCGCCGATGCAGAAAGTGTTCTGCTTGCGCTAGAAAGACAAGCGCCTGATGTCATCGTATCCGACATTCGTATGCCCGGTATGGATGGCCTAGCGCTTTTAAAACAGGTCCAGCAGCAATATCCTGATTTGCCGATCATTATCATGACCGCACACTCAGATCTAGATGCAGCAGTCAATGCCTACCATGAAGGTGCATTCGAATATTTACCGAAACCGTTTGATATTGATGAAACCTTGGCTCTGGTAGAGCGCGCTATTGCGCACAGCCATGAACAACGTAAACACCTCCCTATTGAAAATGATGCTCTAGTATCAAATGCGCCGGAAATTATTGGCGAAGCGCCTGCCATGCAAGAAGTATTCAGAGCGATCGGCCGTTTATCGAGGTCGTCAATTTCAGTTCTCATCAATGGAGAATCCGGTACCGGTAAAGAACTGGTCGCACACGCTTTGCACCGCCATAGCCCGCGAGTTAAGAATCCATTTATTGCTCTCAATATGGCCGCGATCCCTAAAGACCTGATTGAGTCAGAACTGTTTGGGCATGAAAAAGGCGCCTTTACTGGTGCGAACGCAGTGCGCCAAGGCCGCTTTGAACAAGCCAATGGCGGCACCTTATTTTTGGATGAAATTGGCGACATGCCATTAGACATTCAAACCCGATTATTACGTGTCTTGGCAGACGGGCAGTTTTACCGAGTCGGTGGTCACTCTCCGGTCAATGTAGACGTGCGAATTATCGCGGCGACACACCAAGACTTGGAGCAGTTGGTCAACAAAGGAGACTTTAGGGAAGACTTGTTCCACCGTCTTAACGTTATTCGAGTTCACATCCCATCACTTCGAGAACGTCAACAAGACATCGAAAAGCTCACCATTCACTTTTTGCGTCTGGCCGCTGAAGAACTCGGTGTTGAAATGAAAACCTTGCATCCAGATACCGTCAGCCAACTTAATCAACTTGAATGGCCTGGTAATGTTCGCCAACTAGAAAATGTCTGTCGTTGGTTGACAGTGATGGCTAGTGGCAATGAAGTGTTGCCTAGCGATTTACCAAGAGAGCTCATCGAGCACACGCCATCAAAAACTGAAAATACGGACAACATAGGTTGGCAGCAACAATTGGAACAATGGGCACGAAAATCACTACAGAAAGGCGAATCATCGCTACTGGCATACGCACAACCTGAATTTGAACGTATACTGTTAAAAACAGCACTCGAACATACCAATGGTCACAAGCAAGATGCCGCAAAATTACTTGGTTGGGGACGCAATACCCTAACGAGGAAATTGAAGGAACTTGATATGCCTTAG